A genomic stretch from Trinickia violacea includes:
- a CDS encoding IS110 family transposase, giving the protein MQENQQHSSVDVFVGVDVGKGHHHAVALDRRGKRLYNKALPNDEAKLRALITELKTHGQLLFVVDQPATIGALPVAVARDEGVLVAYLPGLAMRRIADLHAGEAKTDARDAAIIAEAARSMPHTLRSLRLADEPLAELTMLCGFDDDLAAQITQTSNRIRGLLTQIHPALERVLGPRLVHPAVLDLLERYPSPAELASASEKTLANRLTKLAPRMGKSLAADIVQALSEQAVIVPGTQAATIVMPRLAQQLASLRKQREEVASEVERLAHAHPLWPVLTSMPGVGVRTARLLTEVAHKAFASAAHLAAYAGLAPVTRRSGSSIRGEHPSRRGNKVLKRALFLSAFAALRDPISRDYYARKVQQGKRHNQALIALARRRCDVLFAMLRDGTFYQPKSAPNA; this is encoded by the coding sequence ATGCAAGAAAACCAACAACATAGCTCTGTCGATGTATTCGTCGGCGTCGATGTCGGCAAAGGCCACCATCACGCCGTCGCCCTCGATCGGCGCGGAAAGCGCCTTTACAACAAGGCGCTGCCCAACGATGAGGCCAAGCTGCGCGCCCTCATTACCGAACTCAAGACGCACGGCCAACTCCTGTTCGTCGTCGATCAGCCCGCCACCATCGGCGCGTTGCCCGTGGCAGTCGCCCGTGATGAAGGTGTTCTGGTCGCATATCTACCGGGCCTGGCTATGCGCCGCATCGCTGACCTGCACGCTGGTGAAGCCAAGACCGATGCCCGCGATGCCGCCATCATTGCTGAAGCCGCGCGCTCAATGCCGCATACGCTGCGCTCACTTCGACTGGCTGACGAACCACTCGCCGAACTCACCATGCTGTGCGGCTTCGACGACGATCTGGCGGCCCAGATCACGCAGACCAGCAACCGCATTCGAGGTCTGCTCACCCAGATCCATCCGGCGCTGGAACGGGTCCTGGGGCCGCGCCTCGTCCATCCGGCCGTGCTCGATCTGCTTGAGCGATACCCATCACCCGCCGAGCTCGCCTCAGCCAGCGAGAAAACACTCGCTAACCGCCTCACCAAACTCGCACCTCGCATGGGCAAGAGCCTGGCAGCCGACATCGTCCAGGCGCTCAGCGAACAGGCTGTGATCGTGCCCGGTACTCAGGCCGCAACCATCGTCATGCCGCGTCTTGCCCAGCAACTCGCATCCTTACGCAAGCAACGCGAGGAGGTTGCCAGCGAAGTTGAACGTCTGGCGCACGCACACCCTCTTTGGCCGGTCCTGACCAGCATGCCGGGAGTCGGCGTCAGGACCGCCAGACTCCTCACTGAAGTCGCTCACAAAGCCTTCGCATCGGCTGCGCATCTCGCCGCCTACGCCGGCCTCGCCCCTGTCACCCGCCGCTCGGGCTCGTCCATCCGGGGCGAACACCCGTCCAGACGGGGCAACAAGGTACTCAAGAGAGCGCTCTTCCTCTCGGCCTTTGCCGCCCTGCGAGATCCGATCTCGCGGGACTATTACGCTCGCAAGGTCCAGCAGGGAAAACGCCACAATCAGGCGCTCATCGCCCTTGCCAGACGGCGCTGCGACGTCCTGTTCGCCATGCTGCGCGACGGCACTTTCTATCAACCGAAATCCGCCCCTAATGCTTGA